The Thermodesulfobacteriota bacterium sequence TTTGTTGATTCGATCCTGAATGGAACTGAACCCCTGGTCAGTGGAGAGAGCACCCTGCCCAGCCTGGAATTAATTAATGCAATTTTACTCTCCGCCACAAGAAAAAGGACCGTTGATTTGCCGATTGATCGAGGTGAGTGCGAGCAGCTTTTTGAGGAATTAATTTCCGGTAAAACTCTTTTACCGACCTCCCGCTAGGCGGTTATTCCTTAATAGTAGAAAAATAAATAAAACAAGGAAGAGCGCAAATGAAATTTAGTTTTCATACATGCAGTCTTGAACGTTTGCACTTTGAGGAGGCAATAATCAAATTGGCGGAGGTCGGATATGCGGCGTGCGGGCCGATAATAGGGCCAGGCTGCCATCTCGATCCCTTTACCATCACCGATAGCCAGAAATCATCGTGTAGAAGATTGGCGGAGGAACTTAAGATAGATTTGTGCATTCTAAACCCTTGGAGAATTGGGGATTTTGTCATCGGCGTGCCGAGCGGAAAAACCGAGCGTTTTTACACAAAGGCCCTGGACCTTGCGGCGGACCTGGGTGTGCCGGCAGTGAAATTCCTTTCCGGCTCTCTAGCCTCGAAAAAGAAAACCGATTTGCCTATGGCCATGAAAGTGTTCGGGTCTTTTCTTTTGTCTAGTGAAATCGGAATGGATGATAATGCCGGATGGCAAAATATGATAAAAGTGCTCAGCGGAGCAAATCGGCGTTGACCTGCTGGTACAGAACCACGAAAACGAACTGATTGACACCCCGAACGGTTTTGTTCTGCTTCGCCACCATATAAATTCAGGACGTTTACAGCTCAACCTGGATTGTGGAAACCTGTTTATTCTGATGGTCGATCCTGGCAAGGTCATAACCGAATTCAATGGGCCCATCCGTCATGTACGCATGAAGGGTATGAAAAATTACTATCCATTTGCTATGCAATGCCCGCCGGGGATTCCCGGTGACGTTGTTGATTGGGAAAGGGTCCTGTCGACACTCAAGATGGTTGGTTACTCCGGATTTATAGAGTTGGTCCCCTATCCGTGGTTTCCAGTCGACTTCCCGGAGCGTGCACTAGAGTGGGCGATGAACTTAGCGGCAAAAGTCAAAATATATCACACCCAAGATGAAGCAAAAAATATTTCAAATCCTGAAAGTTTCTAAGCGAAGGCTATTCTCCTGGGGGCGTCTTGAAGCCAAGTCGAGCGCCTTTTTAAAACTCTTCCCCAGGAATACCGAATTCAAGCGCTTGGCAACAGGGTTTCGGCAGACTGAAGGCCCCGTTTGGATCGCAGAAGAAAAATCTTTACTTTTCAGCGATATTCCTTCTAATCAAATCCTCCGGCTAGCGTTACGTGGAAGGATAGAGGTATTCAGGCAACAAAGCGGGTATTCTAATGGTCTTACGCGGGACAAGGAAGGCCGCTTAATCGCCTGTGAACAAAGCAACCGCCGAATAACCAGGACGGAAAGGGACGGGACGATTGGGGTCCTGGCGGATAAATTCCGGGGCAGTAGGTTCAACAGTCCCAATGATGTGGTGGTAAAGTCGGACGGCTCTATCTACTTTACCGACCCGCCCTATGGTATAATGCCCGGCCAGCAGGAGCAGCCCGTACAGGGGGTTTACCGCATCTCACCCGACGAAAAGGAAATTACTTTAGCGGCTGGTGATTTTGAGAGACCTAACGGGCTTGCATTCTCGCCGGATGAAAAGAGGCTATACATTGGCGATTCATCTTATCTTCGTCATATCCGCGTTTTTGAGGTGAAAGCGGATGGTTCTCTCTCCGGCGGAAGGGTTTTTCACGATATGAACGTAAAGGAGCCCGGTGCGCCGGATGGCATGAAGGTAGATACGCAGGGGAACGTTTTTTGCACGGGAGCGAAAGGCGTTTGGGTCTTTGACCCCGAGGGCAATCACCTGGGAACAATCATAACTCCGGAACAATCTTTCAACTGTGCATGGGGTGACGATGATTGGAGAAGTCTATATATCACGGCTCGTACGTCAATTTATAGGATTCGGGTTAACATTCCCGGTATAAAGGTCCCTTAATATTAGGTTATGGGTATTAAAAATACCATTCTTAGGCTAATTGGCGAATGGAGTGATTCTTCATCTAACCCGGGCAAAGATACCCGGCGGCCAGATTCGTTATTATGCGGTGTGGCACAACCATCAGATTTCCCTAAGTTTAAAGAAACCCTCGAACGAATTCTCACCGAGAACATTATTCCCTTCTGGTATCCCCAGGTTATGGATATGGCTGAAGGCGGCTATCGTCTGAATCATGACCTCAGAGGAAGATGGAAAGGCCGGGCAAATAAGCGGCTTGTGACCCAAGCCCGAACCCTCTGGTTTTTCTCACGACTCACCGAAACCGAGTATGGAACGGCTGAGCATCTCGAAGCGGCCAAACACGGCTATGAATTTTTGCGAGAGAAGCTGTGGGATGAGGAGTTTGGTGGATTTTATTGGGAAGTTAACTCTAGGGGGATAGTCACCAAACCGGATAAGCAGCTTTATGGTCAAGCTTTTGCGCTTTTTGCACTCTCGCAATATGCATTAGTTTCTGGTGACCCTAAAGCGGCAACACTTGCCCGGGAGCTTTTCACCCTACTGGAGAATCGGGCGCGCGACCAGAGATATGGAGGGTATAGGGAGTTTTTTCAGCGGGATTGGAAACTACCACCAGAGGACAGCGGGGGCTATATCCACGCTTCTGCCACTGTAAAGCTCATGAATACCCATCTCCATCTTCTGGAGGCAATGACAATATATTATCTTCTTACCGGGGATAGGGTCGCCCGGGAGAGGCTTATAGAGTTGATTTTTATCCAGAGTAACGCGGTGGTTCGGAAGACAATCGGGGCCTGCACGAATGAATATCGAGAGAACTGGATGCCACTAAACGGCCCTGCAAATGACCGGGTCTCCTACGGCCATGACCTGGAAAACCTTTGGTTGCTGAGCGACTCTTGTAACGCGGCAGGAGTATCTAGCGGTCCCTTGCTTGACCTGTGCCAGACGCTCTTCCAGTATTCGCTGCGATACGGTTTTGACCGGGAACAAGGAGGATTTTATCACACCGGCCCCATCAATGCACCGGCAGACGGAAGAGAGAAAATATGGTGGGTTCAGGCAGAGGGGTTGGTGGGCGCGCTCAAAATGTACGAGCTTACCAGAGATAATGTATATATTGCATGCTTCTCGCGAACCTTAGATTGGATCGTCAGGCATCAGACGGATTGGCAACACGGTGATTGGCATGCACAGGTATCGGAAAAAGGAAGGATATCTGGAGACAAAGCCGGGGCATGGAAGTCCCCTTACCATAATGGTCGGGCGATGATTGAATGCTTGGGGTGGCTTCGGCCCTTCTCCTAATCACGGTTAATCGTAGGAGGAGGCCGTCACCCTGGAGCCAGAGTTATTCGATATTCCCAACGAAGTATTAAAAGAATATCGAGCGTGACTTGACCACACAGCCACCCAGATTTATCGTCCTGGATGGCTATACAGAGAAGACTTATTTAAATCAGGTTTGATAAACTTTAGGTAATTATGGATGAGGAATAAAAAGTAGTAGAAGGCTTTCGGTACCCGGTAATGATACACGAACTCAACCAGGATATCCCTGGCTAAGGAAGTCGCCATTTCACTGATAGGTATCATCAATTTCCAAGCAATTTGCCAATAATAGAGTTGTTCTCTCCTGCTGGTCCTGTCCTGGCATTAGATTTATATTCCGTATATATTACACAATTTGGCCGGTGAAATAAGGTTAATCACATCCTAACCGACTTTTAATGCTCACCTAACAATTCGACTAAGGGGGATTAATTAGGTATAATATGGCGCTCGTCTATTCAAGTCAGTTTGATATAAAAATAATATTAAGGAGATGCGGATATGAGTACCGTTCGTAAGAGGGAAAATCAATACCTTACCGATCTTTCTCGGTCTAGGAATCTACTCATCCGGGACGGCCTGGAGAGTTCCTATCCGGATGTATATACAGCGGAAGCGTTGGCCGCTCTGTCCTACATGGCCAGGTTTAATGAGGACCAGAAGGAGGTTATGGCAAAAAGAATCCAGCGAAGGGCGGAGCGGATTCGGAACAAGCAAAGAATAACCTTTTTAGACCCAAATGACTTTATTCCCCGGACCAATATAAAGGTACAAGACGCCAGGGACGGAAAATTTATCGGCCCGGAGATTCCGAAAGACCTGCAACGTCAGTGGATACAGGGAACTGGCCCTGCGGCTAAGCCGAACTCCCCGATTGAGAAGAGTATTCGCAATGTTGCCTATGCCTTACTTTCCGGTGCAGACGGCTGGATGTTTGACGGAGAGGATGCTTTGGGCCAGATCACCACCATGTCTTTAGACAATCAGAGAAACCTCAAACTGGCATTTCAAAAAGACCCTCTTTTTATGAAAACGGCAGAGCAGGTGGCAAAGGAGATGAATGAATGGGCATTGGGGTTTTTCGGTAGAGAGATAATCAGGGATTGGAAAGAACAACTAGATTTTACCACCAAGATTTTTCGGGTTAGGGGATTACATCTAGACGATCGGCACATTCGTGACGAAAACGGCATGGCCATGTCGGCATCGATTGTTGATTTGGTGCTTTACGTCGTGAACAATTACCGGCAACTCCAGGAATCGGGCTCATCTATTGTTTTGTATCTACCGAAGATTCAGACTGCGGAGGAAGCAGCCCTCTGGAATGAAATGATTTCGGCCTTGGAAGAGTATCTTGGTCTTCCTATCGGAACCATCAAAGTCTACGTACTCATCGAGCAGTTAGAGGCAACATTCCAGTTGATGGAAATCCGAGCAGTTCTAGGCAGGCATTTCGTTGGATTCAATACCGGCCGGTGGGACTACATTAATAGCGTTGCCGATGCCATGTGCTGGGATAAAGACTTTGTGAATCCAAACATTGAATCCATTACCATGACTTACGGCTACATGAGGAATTATGAAGACCGGGTACGCCGGGCAGTGAACACCCCGGATTTAAACGGTAATTTTGCACTCTGGCAGGGAGGGATGGAGACCAATATACCGGTTGGTTCTGAAGAGGGCGTCAAGAGTAGTATGGAGAAAGCGGTAGCCGGAGCGGAGCGCGAGCGGAGAGAGGGGGCTAGCGGTAAGTGGGTCGCTCATTGGAAGATGGTTCATATCGTCAGACCGGTGTGGGAAAAGGTTGGTGAGGATAACCAGCTCGGTAGGCCTTTCCCGCCCCTTACCTACACAAAAGAGGATGCGGACGGTTTGACCCTACTCGAACCGGCCCCTCGAACAATTAGAGGAGCACGAAATCTCCTGAGCGTCGCCCTGCAATATGGCAATGCTTTCCTTCAGGGGTATCAAGCGGCGGCGTTAAAACCAGCCGACTTCTTCGGAAACGACGACGTGTTATATCTGATGGAGGATATGGCCACCGGAGAAATTCGTCTGAGCATACTTTGGGAGTGGTTACACAAAAAGGCCAAGCTGACCGAAGATGACCGCGAAACCGGTTTGAAATCGGATGACTTATTTACTGTAGATATATTCAAAAGGTTATTGGAGGAAGAATACCAGAAACTGCTCCGGGCAAGGGATAAAGACGTTCATGATGATTCCAAAGAAACCACCTTGCCCATCGCCCGGGAGATTGTGGAGACTTATGTACTGGACGACGTCAAAGCACCCTGGTATATAGATCTTCTTAATATAAATTTAAATAATCATGATTTAAAAATCGCTCAAAAAAGGATAAAAATGTACATGGAAGCGTTCAAGAAAGATGGGACAAGAATCACCGAGAATTTGGATTTTGTGCCGTATTCTCATGCCGAAGTAACTGAAGAAAACGAATCGGAGTTTTTCGAGAATGAGGTAAACGAGATAAAGCAATGGTTCTCATTGCCCCGGTTTAAGGGAATTACCCGTCTTTATTCCGCCCGCCAGGTTGCCCAACAGAGGGGAACTATCGAAACGGACTATCCGGTTGCCCGCAAAGCGGCAGAGAGGTTTTATAACCGGCTAAGGGAGTTATTTGCCAGGAAAGAGCAAATTACCACCTTCGGTCCCTATTCGCCCGGCCAGGCAGTTACCATGAAACGGATGGGAATCGAGGGTATCTATTTGGGCGGATGGGCTACTTCGGCTAAGGGTTCGACGACGGAAGACCCCGGGCCTGACCTGGCTAGTTACCCGTTAAGCCAGGTGCCGGACGAGGCAGCCACTATAGTCCGTGCCCTGCTCACTGCGGATAAGAACCAAAAATACACCAGGTTTAAAATGACGGAAAAGGAGCGAAAGGCTACTCCAAAGGTTGACTATACCCCCTTTATAATTGCCGATGCCGACACCGGACATGGCGGGGATGCCCACGTCCGAAACCTTATCCGCCGGTTTGTCGAGGTAGGAGTGACCGGATACCACATAGAGGACCAGAAGCCGGGCACCAAAAAGTGCGGGCATCAAGGGGGGAAAGTACTTGTCCCGGTCGATGAACAAATCAAGAGACTAAATGCCGCGCGTTTTCAGCTCGATATCATGAAAGTCCCTGGGATAATAGTCGCCCGGACCGATGCAGAGGCAGCGAATCTGCTGGATGGCCGAGGAGATGAACGGGATCATCCTTTCATATTGGGTGCCACAAATACGGACTTGCCCGGTTATAAAGACTGTTATCTGGCGGTCTTAAGAAGGTTTTATGAAAAAGGGGTAAGGGATGTCAACGGCCATTTACTTTACAAAATATCCGAGGAAGAATACGAAGCCGCTTATGAATGGTTCAAGCAGGTTGGTCTCATGTCCTATATCGACGAGAATATTCAGGCGTTAAAAGAGGGTAAGGAAAAGAGTATCACCAAACCGCTGGATAACGTCGTCACAAAATTCGTAGAGATATGGGAAATAGAATCAAAGCTTAAGACGTATGGGGAAGCTGTCGCCGAGTTGATGAAGTTTCAGATCGAAGAGGGCAGGCAGCTTGATTTAACCGTTGACCAGTGGTTTGATTTTTATAAAAGAGTATCGTTTCATAAGGCGCGGGAAAAAGCCCGGTCAATGGGCATCGAAGCCACATGGGATTGTGAATTATCCAGGACGCCCGAGGGCTACTATCAGGTTAAGGGAGGGATCGAGTACGCCATCGCAAAGTCACTTGCCGTAGCTCCTTTTGCCGACATTCTTTGGATGGAGACCAATACGGCGAATCTGGAAGAGGCACGACATTTTGCTGAAGCTATCCACGCTGTATACCCGGACAAGATGCTGGCTTATAACCTATCCCCATCGTTCAATTGGGATACAACCGGTATGAGTGAAGACGAAATGAGGAATTTCCCAAAGGAACTGGGGAAACTCGGGTTCGTTTTTAACTTCATTACATATGGCGGTCATCAGATTGACGGATTGGCTGCCGAAGAATTTGCCACCGCCCTAATGCAGGATGGGATGCTTGCCCTGGCACGCGTCCAGCGCAAGTTTAGGTTGCTTAACTCTCCTTACAGGACGCCGCAAACTTTGGTGGGAGGTCCTCGTTTAGATGCGGCCCTGGTTGCTTCATCCGGGCGCACGGCGACAACAAAGGCTATGGGGAAGGGGTCCACCCAGGTACAGCATTTGGTTGAGACGGAAGTCCCACCCAGAATTCTTGAGAAATGGCTTGAGTTATGGGCAGATTATAACCAGATTCCAAAGACTTTACGTGTTCAACTGCGTCCACATAGGGCCGGCTCCGAGTTGTTGGAGTTAAACGTTGTGGATGAAGCCGGTGAGAAGATCGCTGACATTATATTTGCAACCATACAAGACCGGAGGGGCAGAACCATCCTGTCGGTCAGAGATCAAAATACGTTCAAAGAGGAATATAGGCAAAGACGATTAATGACCTTGATGCACTTGTTCTTGATCCATCGGTATAAGATTTTTGCCGTCCATTATGTTAGCCCTACCGACCATAACCAGAAGCAGGCCAAGGGGATGAAGAGACTAGGTATTTACGATGATGTAAACACGGAGGTTGGCCATATCATCGTGGCCGGGATCAATGCGGAAAGAATTAAAGAGCTGTTAAGTCCGGACCAGGAAGAGCTGAAGAAACTCATCAGCAAAAATTCCAAGACCAAAAAAACAAAAGCGGCCAAATAGTGAATGAAACCGCAACGGACTGCGCATGGATGCAGTCCGTTGCTTCTCCCCGTGGTTCCAAAACAAACATTATTCGTAGCAGAGCGAGCCCAAACTTTATGCCTCCCT is a genomic window containing:
- a CDS encoding SMP-30/gluconolactonase/LRE family protein, with the protein product MKQKIFQILKVSKRRLFSWGRLEAKSSAFLKLFPRNTEFKRLATGFRQTEGPVWIAEEKSLLFSDIPSNQILRLALRGRIEVFRQQSGYSNGLTRDKEGRLIACEQSNRRITRTERDGTIGVLADKFRGSRFNSPNDVVVKSDGSIYFTDPPYGIMPGQQEQPVQGVYRISPDEKEITLAAGDFERPNGLAFSPDEKRLYIGDSSYLRHIRVFEVKADGSLSGGRVFHDMNVKEPGAPDGMKVDTQGNVFCTGAKGVWVFDPEGNHLGTIITPEQSFNCAWGDDDWRSLYITARTSIYRIRVNIPGIKVP
- a CDS encoding AGE family epimerase/isomerase, coding for MGIKNTILRLIGEWSDSSSNPGKDTRRPDSLLCGVAQPSDFPKFKETLERILTENIIPFWYPQVMDMAEGGYRLNHDLRGRWKGRANKRLVTQARTLWFFSRLTETEYGTAEHLEAAKHGYEFLREKLWDEEFGGFYWEVNSRGIVTKPDKQLYGQAFALFALSQYALVSGDPKAATLARELFTLLENRARDQRYGGYREFFQRDWKLPPEDSGGYIHASATVKLMNTHLHLLEAMTIYYLLTGDRVARERLIELIFIQSNAVVRKTIGACTNEYRENWMPLNGPANDRVSYGHDLENLWLLSDSCNAAGVSSGPLLDLCQTLFQYSLRYGFDREQGGFYHTGPINAPADGREKIWWVQAEGLVGALKMYELTRDNVYIACFSRTLDWIVRHQTDWQHGDWHAQVSEKGRISGDKAGAWKSPYHNGRAMIECLGWLRPFS
- a CDS encoding isocitrate lyase/phosphoenolpyruvate mutase family protein; the protein is MSTVRKRENQYLTDLSRSRNLLIRDGLESSYPDVYTAEALAALSYMARFNEDQKEVMAKRIQRRAERIRNKQRITFLDPNDFIPRTNIKVQDARDGKFIGPEIPKDLQRQWIQGTGPAAKPNSPIEKSIRNVAYALLSGADGWMFDGEDALGQITTMSLDNQRNLKLAFQKDPLFMKTAEQVAKEMNEWALGFFGREIIRDWKEQLDFTTKIFRVRGLHLDDRHIRDENGMAMSASIVDLVLYVVNNYRQLQESGSSIVLYLPKIQTAEEAALWNEMISALEEYLGLPIGTIKVYVLIEQLEATFQLMEIRAVLGRHFVGFNTGRWDYINSVADAMCWDKDFVNPNIESITMTYGYMRNYEDRVRRAVNTPDLNGNFALWQGGMETNIPVGSEEGVKSSMEKAVAGAERERREGASGKWVAHWKMVHIVRPVWEKVGEDNQLGRPFPPLTYTKEDADGLTLLEPAPRTIRGARNLLSVALQYGNAFLQGYQAAALKPADFFGNDDVLYLMEDMATGEIRLSILWEWLHKKAKLTEDDRETGLKSDDLFTVDIFKRLLEEEYQKLLRARDKDVHDDSKETTLPIAREIVETYVLDDVKAPWYIDLLNINLNNHDLKIAQKRIKMYMEAFKKDGTRITENLDFVPYSHAEVTEENESEFFENEVNEIKQWFSLPRFKGITRLYSARQVAQQRGTIETDYPVARKAAERFYNRLRELFARKEQITTFGPYSPGQAVTMKRMGIEGIYLGGWATSAKGSTTEDPGPDLASYPLSQVPDEAATIVRALLTADKNQKYTRFKMTEKERKATPKVDYTPFIIADADTGHGGDAHVRNLIRRFVEVGVTGYHIEDQKPGTKKCGHQGGKVLVPVDEQIKRLNAARFQLDIMKVPGIIVARTDAEAANLLDGRGDERDHPFILGATNTDLPGYKDCYLAVLRRFYEKGVRDVNGHLLYKISEEEYEAAYEWFKQVGLMSYIDENIQALKEGKEKSITKPLDNVVTKFVEIWEIESKLKTYGEAVAELMKFQIEEGRQLDLTVDQWFDFYKRVSFHKAREKARSMGIEATWDCELSRTPEGYYQVKGGIEYAIAKSLAVAPFADILWMETNTANLEEARHFAEAIHAVYPDKMLAYNLSPSFNWDTTGMSEDEMRNFPKELGKLGFVFNFITYGGHQIDGLAAEEFATALMQDGMLALARVQRKFRLLNSPYRTPQTLVGGPRLDAALVASSGRTATTKAMGKGSTQVQHLVETEVPPRILEKWLELWADYNQIPKTLRVQLRPHRAGSELLELNVVDEAGEKIADIIFATIQDRRGRTILSVRDQNTFKEEYRQRRLMTLMHLFLIHRYKIFAVHYVSPTDHNQKQAKGMKRLGIYDDVNTEVGHIIVAGINAERIKELLSPDQEELKKLISKNSKTKKTKAAK